The Aminipila terrae nucleotide sequence ACTCCTTCATCTGGTATACAGTAAACGCAGCGCAGATTACACTTGTCAGTTACAGAAATTCTCACATAATCAATTTTTCTTTTACTGTAATCAAACATAGAGGTCCTTTCTCAAATGACATTACCCCTCAACTCTGTTTCTCCCATTTTGTTTGGCTTTGTATAATAAATCATCTGTTTTTTTTACAAAATCTCTGGTATATTCCGTTTTATATTGACTTACGCCTATGCTTACTGTCAATTTTAAATTCTGGTCAAACTCATAGTGTTCTATACTACTTCTGATTTTCTCCCCTGTTTCATAAGCTTTGTTTAAGTCTGTATCTGGAAGTATAATGATAAATTCTTCTCCACCAAACCTTCCTACATACCCATTGTCATCAACTGTGGTCATTAAAATACCCGCTATGGTTTTAAGAACACAATCTCCGAATAAATGTCCATAGGTGTCATTTACTTTCTTAAAATAATCAATGTCAATCATCAGCAAAGACAATCTTTTTAAATAACCCGCTTCATTTATCTCTCTATCCAGTAATTCAAAGGAATATTGATGGTTATACAGATTAGTTAATCCATCCCGGATACTTTTCTGGTGTAGTTCTTCATTTTTCTTTCTTAACTCATATTCAATACTGATATCCTGCATCACAATAGCAGCCCCTAAAAAATCATTGATTTTTTTGTCCCATATAGGAATAGCGTGCACATTGACGGGAATCCGTGTCCCCTTTTTCTTTACGATTTCAATATCATAATAATTTATATCCTGCTGTAAAAGAGGTAATGTGAATTTTTCTTTTGTTGCATAATCAAATAATATGGTAATTTTTTTGTTAATAAGTTCATTTTCTTCATATCCTAACATACTTAATGTATGACTAGAAACTTTTATCAACTCACCCTTTTCATTTACTACTATAACCATATCGATTATTTTATTTTCAACTTCCTCCAATACAACCTTTTCTGGAATCATTAAGAATTTATATTTTCCAATTACTCTGTAAGTTCCCATAATCATAATCAAGGCATACAACTGCCCCATAAGGGGAAAATCATTATACCCAGCCATGGGAAGGATGGTCTGTGTCAGTAAGTTCAGGGTAAATGGTATAATGGATGAAATAATTAATATTTTCGCTTGCAATTTTATTCTTTTACTATTTGTTCTTGCCCCCCATAAAAAAATTAACAGGATACTCATCAGCAAAAATGAAAAGTTGTATAAAAAGTCTCCTATATAAAATATATGAGTTATCATTGTTGGCGTTTTAATCCCTTTTCCAAATAAGAAAACAGACATATAAAAGAAAAGTGCTGCCGGTGAAAATATTAAAATCCGAACTATATTGTTTTTAGCAAAAATATTATCTGTCATTAAAAGAACTAAATATAATGTGATTGCACTAAAGCTGCACCATCCTATGGCAGAAACTTTATTCCAAAAGCTAAAAACCTCCTTATTATATGACAAGTAAGCAAAGGCATATGCAAAAGACCAGATTGCATAGCTTGTACATAGTAAAAGAAAAAACCTGTTTATTGTTGATTTTCTATTTTTTTTATATGTGTATATTCCAATATACATATATGCAAATACTGCAACTAACGACAATGCAGAAAATATACTATCATAATCCATCCATCATTTTCCTCTTTTTATTAAAAAAAAGCCCCTTAGGGGCTTAAATGTTAAGGCCTTTACAAAGATTTCCTACAAAATCCTGTACATTGGTTACGATACCCTTTGCTCCTAAGCTTCCTCTGTCACCAAGCTTATTCACAGCAAATTCAGCAGTATCTACAGTATAGAAGAACACTTCCCTTATGGTTCCATCTGAAAGAACCCTGTAAGTAGGCGTCATATTTCCTGAAGCAATGGTATGCAAAGTTGTAGCCATTCCAACAACAGTAGTAGCTTTTCGAAGATGCGACCTCATAGCATCCTGACCATCGTATGTATGCTCGTATACATCTGGTAATGGTCCGTCATCTCTTATTGATCCATTTAACACAAAAGGTACATGATTTTTTACCAGACTGTACATAATCCCATCAGCAATCTTTTCCTTCTCAATAAAGTTTGCAATAGATCCATGCAGGTTAACTTTGTTAATGGTGTCAATATGATTATAATGTCCATTAAAATGCGGCCTTTGTGAATAAAGATCCTGTCCAAGGGCAGTCCCCAGAAGACCTGCTTCAAGATCGTGTGTTGCCAGTGCATTACCTGCCAAAAGTGCATGGACATATCCATTTTCTATTAACTTTGAAAAGCATTTTCTTGCTTCAATATCAAAAGTGCAGGCAGGTCCAAGGACCCATACAACATATCCGTTTTCTTTTTCATGTTTCAAAAGTCCGTTTATAAAATCATAATCACAGGTAAAACCTGTTTCCCTGCTTCTACCCTGTCTGAAAGCAAATGCCTCTTCTTTTTTTTGTTCCTCAGACCTGAAACAATCTGTATGAACGTAAATACCTTCCTCACAGTCTTCTGTGCGGCCCATTACTACAGCATCACCGCTGCGAATATTTCTAAACTCTCTGACAAATATTTTTCCGTCTTCATATATTGCAACACAATCCATTCTTGTGTCTTCTGCCAGAAGCCATTTACCATTTATTTTATAATATTCTGGAAAGATAGAAGTTGCATGGAATCCCAATGGAGCCACCATGTCCTTGGGTGCATATTCTAAAACTGCATCTGAAGAATTTATAAATTTATCTGATGAAAAATCTGGTTCACAATATTTATTTAATTTAAAAAGCATAACTATGTCCTTCTTCGTTTCTACAAAATTTTTAAAAATAGTATAACATATAATTCTTATTTATCCAAGCAGGATATAATATATTTTAAATTCAGAAGAATCATAAATTCATCCTATACAAATTGCAAATGGGTAACAAAACAGGTATTCCCAGCATATTCTTATTATACCAAATAAATATATGGGGGAAATTATATGACAAATTTGGAACCACTATTAGATTATAATTCTCAGGACCCTTTGGTAACAAAGTTGGGAAATGTTCTTTATCGTCCATTTATATATAATGGAAATCCAACAGATACCGATTTTAATAATTATTCTGTTGTTCTGATAAATTTTAGATATATAGATGAATGCAGTGATCAGATAGCCCTTAATACACTTATTCATGCTGCATTAGCTTCTAATAAACCACTAATTTTATTAAACGTAAAGGATGGCAAAATATTATCGAAAATCCTTGGAATCGGATTTATTGGTGAATGCATCATTGTAAGACCTTACAGCACCTATAATGTCTTTAATGTTTTAGGATTAGTGGGAAATGTTATGCAGGATTGCGGTCAGGCTGGGGTTACTCAAAATGATGATGGAAGCAGATGCTTTAACCTGGAAGACAGTAATTGCTGTGAATGTTCTCCTTATCAATTTCAGAGTTCCTTTAGCAATCTCTGCATTAGTGATCAGGTAAAAATGATAGAAGAGATATTGTACTCAGACTTTGAAATCCCTGAGGAACTTTGTCCTCAATCCACTGGCAGTACACCAGCGGATTTACCTGAAGATCAGTTTAAACTAAACTATTTAGCAATTGAAGGAAAATGGAATTTATCGGATCAACAGGTAACAAATAATTCTGTAGTTATGGAAATTTCACTTATTGCTTCTTATAATCCTAAATATAAATATTTAAGGATAAGAAGTGTTGGCGCAGGTTTTAATCCGGCCAATGGTGGTGATATACAATATAACAGCACGTATGACAGGGGATACTTTCAATCCCATGTAAAAATACACATGCAGCCAAATACAGATAAGTTGAGGACTTTATCTACTGAACCGAAAAATGTCAATAATCAGGCACAATATACAACCAACAGTGAGTTCAGTGTCGGTGTAGATGTATCAAAGAATCCAACCTTTAGTTCATCTTACACTATATCAGAATCAATGACTACTATAGTATCAGATTTTGATATATATAACAATGGTGCTGGTGTTACGGCTGATTGGGATTTCGATCTGGCAATGACAGAAAATAGTATCTGGGACATTTTTGATGAGGAATTTATGAAAAAAGCCAAGGTAAAAGCACTTCCTGCGTTGGCAACCAAGAATCTTCAAACTGTAACAGAAGCTGTATGGTATGCAGAAAATACTCTTAATGAAGTCATTGGGGTTCAGCTTTACTGGAAAGTTGATCATTTTCATTGTTATGTTACAGGAGATTGGGCAAGTTATACGGAACATTATACCCATAAATGGAATACCGTAGGCTACCAAAGTACACCTGTCAATATTGATTTTGGCTCTGTAAAAGTATAGGTAGAAAATTTAAAGGGTTAAGGTCTTTAAAAGTCCCTAACCCTTTTATTTAAGATTCAATTTGAGATTATCTGTACAGAAAGTGCGGTGGTTTGTGGCGGTATACTCATAGTCTGAAATGGTTCTCTCTCTATTCTCACTATTTGCCCAGGCTGTATGGATCGTAAAGTTATGCGATTACCTCGCCGATCTCTTAATTTTGTTGTATTACTAACCACATATCGCATCTGCCGATTTGGATTATTGGGCACTCCTGTTAATATATATCCTGTACCGCCACTGGCATCAACACTTATTACTCTTTCCTCTACGATTTTAGATGATTTTTTTTCTTTGACTACTACTATACTAAAAGCCCTTGCCTGGGGTGGATTACTTCTTGTCATCTCTGAAGAAAATCTGGCATTAACCACATTACCTGCTCTTAACTCCCTGAAGCCTATCTGGTTTCCAAACTGATCTCTGATCCTCGTATTGCTGCCAATGACCAAAGTAACTACTTGCATTTGAATCACCCTGTTACGGCCCATTACACCATAGGAAATGGTAACAAATCCCGTTCTGTTACGGATAAATGTATCTTCAATTAAGGCATTCTCTGCCGTTATTTCTCTATGTAAAGCAGAAACATTTTTATAAGCAGAATTCTCCTTTAACTGGTCTATATGATCTTTCCTTATCTCTCTCATGGTTTTCACCTCCCAATATTGCTTTTTATTACATTATATTTTTGTGTTCAAATAAGGTTCTTACCATGTTCTGTGAAAGATAAAAAATACCGGAAAATTATTTAAATCCTCCGGCAAGAGCGCAATTTTACATTTTAGTTAATTTATATAAGTGATGGTGTAAGTACAAATAATATACATGTTTCCTCTGCTCCTTTGTTAATAAATCTATGCTTCACATTTGGTGGAATACGGACAACATCGCCCTCTTCCAGGAAATATTCAACCCCTTCTAACTCCACATATACCTCTTTACCCATAACAACAGCAATTTCTTCTTTATCCGTATGTGAATAATATCCCTCAGTAGTGCTAGCATGAGCATTCAAATCCATCATCAGAAGCTCAATATTTGCATTCATAAAATCTGGTGTTAAAACATCATAAACAATATGATCATTATTTTCCCGATAAACCTTTTTTCGGTCTCTTTTTTTAGATATCAGTGATTTCGTATCAATATCATTAATAAAAAGTGTATAAAGAGGTACATTTAAAGCTTGTGAAATAAGTTCCAATACACTTAAAGATGGATTTGCCTGCCCTCTTTCAATCTGGCTTATAAGAGATGTACTAATGCCAGAGTAATTTGCAAATTCGCGAATTGTCATTCCTTGTTTTTTTCGATAACTCATCACGGTCTGACCTAATCGGTGATAGTTCATATTCCTGTCCTTTCTAAAATAGTGTCTTTTTTCTGCATTTTGTACTAACATAATGTACTTAGAGAATAAATCTACATTCTACAAATATGCCATGTTATAATATCTTGTACATTATATTTTACCACATATTTTATAATAAACAATTCATAGGAGACTTATGATGCAATCAAAATTTATTCAATATTTCTGCTTACTATTAGGGATATTTGCTCTGTCAACTTCAGCGATTTTCGTAAAACTGGCCCATGCACCTTCTTCAGTTACTGCATTTTACAGACTTTTCTTTGCAGTACTAATACTTTTGCCAACTTTAATATTAAGAAAAGAAAATATGAAGAGTTTGCTTTTCTTGTCAAAAGAGCAATGGTTATTAGGTTTACTGTCCGGATTATTTTTGTCTATACACTATGTGTTATGGTTTAAATCTCTAAATTATACTTCTGTGGCAAGTTCAACTGTTATTGTTACGTTGCAGCCTCTCTTTTCCTTTATTGGAGGATATTTCTTATTTCATGAACGTATGAGTAAAGGCGCATTGGCAAGTTGTATGGTCTCATTACTTGGATGCTTGATTATTGGATGGGGCGATTTTCAGATCAGTTATCAGGCTTTACTGGGAGATATTCTTGCATTTATTGCCGCAGGCTTTATTACCATTTACTTTTTTATTGGTCAACACATGCGGAAAAAACTACCCGTTGTTCCTTATTCCTTTTTAGGGTATACAGTCAGTACAATTTTTTTAGGAATATATGCATTAAACCAGCAGGTATCTTTTACGGACTATCCTTTAAACACCTGGGGATCCTTTTTAGGTCTGGCTTTTATTTCAACAATTTTAGGGCAAATGGTTTTTAACTGGTTATTGAAGTGGTTAAGTTCCTCTGTTATATCCATGAGTATATTAGGAGAACCCATTGGGACCTGTACTCTGGCTTACTTCATATTAGGAGAAATGGTTTCTTTACAACAGTGCATAGGAATCTTTATCACGCTAATTGGTCTCGGCTTATTCTTCTTTTATCACAATAAATTGCAGCAGCAGAACATCATATAAATAAAAAAATAGAAAGGGTTAAGATTATTCTTCTTAACCCTTTATCTTAAAATTAGTTTTGCTTGTACAAATAAAATTTACTCAAATTTTTCAAAAACCCAGGCGGTCAGTTCATTAAGTGAAGGATGAATCACCATAGAATTACTGATAGGCTCGTAGGTTCCCATTTGTGGGCATATAGTTCTTAACTCTTTAATTCCGGACTTCTCTAAATTTGCATCTGCTTTTTTCTTGCATTGATAACCTTCGTTCATCAGATACACAAAAGGCTGCAACAGAACAGCCGCCTGAGGGCCAACAATATGAACCCCAGAATCTTTTTATCCTGACCTACGATTATTTTAATGAATCCATTATCTTCATCTCTTTTTCGATAACCCATGGCAATTCCGCCCACCACATCAGAATAATAATTTTTAGCAGTCTTATACGGAATTCCTTTGGCTTTGACTTCTTTTTCCGTCATACCCACATGAGCTACCTGAGGATGAGTAAAGATTGTCCATGGTACAACATCATAACTAACTTCCTTTTTCTCTTTTCCAAATAAGTTTCCACTCAAAATTAATGCTTCATAATTGGCTTTATGCCTAAATTGATATTTCCCATTGATATCGCCCAGTGCCCAGATATTTTTTTGAGAAGTTTCCAAATAGGAATTAGTACGAATCCATCCTTTCTCATCTACTTCTACATTGGCATTTTCTAAGGATAGGGAATCCGCATTTGACTGAACACCAGAAGCAACAAATATTTCTTCACAGGCCACCGTTGTTTTTTCTTTTGTGAACTGGTTTTCTACGGTTATATATTTTGAGTTTTGATCCTTGGATACAGACACCACAGAGGTATTGGTCAGTACATCAACGCCATTGCCTTTAAATTGCTTTGTCACAAATTCAGATATTTCTTCTTCCTCTTTGTTTAGAATGCTACTAGACC carries:
- a CDS encoding diguanylate cyclase gives rise to the protein MDYDSIFSALSLVAVFAYMYIGIYTYKKNRKSTINRFFLLLCTSYAIWSFAYAFAYLSYNKEVFSFWNKVSAIGWCSFSAITLYLVLLMTDNIFAKNNIVRILIFSPAALFFYMSVFLFGKGIKTPTMITHIFYIGDFLYNFSFLLMSILLIFLWGARTNSKRIKLQAKILIISSIIPFTLNLLTQTILPMAGYNDFPLMGQLYALIMIMGTYRVIGKYKFLMIPEKVVLEEVENKIIDMVIVVNEKGELIKVSSHTLSMLGYEENELINKKITILFDYATKEKFTLPLLQQDINYYDIEIVKKKGTRIPVNVHAIPIWDKKINDFLGAAIVMQDISIEYELRKKNEELHQKSIRDGLTNLYNHQYSFELLDREINEAGYLKRLSLLMIDIDYFKKVNDTYGHLFGDCVLKTIAGILMTTVDDNGYVGRFGGEEFIIILPDTDLNKAYETGEKIRSSIEHYEFDQNLKLTVSIGVSQYKTEYTRDFVKKTDDLLYKAKQNGRNRVEG
- a CDS encoding putative NPN-dependent ornithine cyclodeaminase codes for the protein MLFKLNKYCEPDFSSDKFINSSDAVLEYAPKDMVAPLGFHATSIFPEYYKINGKWLLAEDTRMDCVAIYEDGKIFVREFRNIRSGDAVVMGRTEDCEEGIYVHTDCFRSEEQKKEEAFAFRQGRSRETGFTCDYDFINGLLKHEKENGYVVWVLGPACTFDIEARKCFSKLIENGYVHALLAGNALATHDLEAGLLGTALGQDLYSQRPHFNGHYNHIDTINKVNLHGSIANFIEKEKIADGIMYSLVKNHVPFVLNGSIRDDGPLPDVYEHTYDGQDAMRSHLRKATTVVGMATTLHTIASGNMTPTYRVLSDGTIREVFFYTVDTAEFAVNKLGDRGSLGAKGIVTNVQDFVGNLCKGLNI
- a CDS encoding helix-turn-helix domain-containing protein, with product MLVQNAEKRHYFRKDRNMNYHRLGQTVMSYRKKQGMTIREFANYSGISTSLISQIERGQANPSLSVLELISQALNVPLYTLFINDIDTKSLISKKRDRKKVYRENNDHIVYDVLTPDFMNANIELLMMDLNAHASTTEGYYSHTDKEEIAVVMGKEVYVELEGVEYFLEEGDVVRIPPNVKHRFINKGAEETCILFVLTPSLI
- a CDS encoding DMT family transporter; this translates as MMQSKFIQYFCLLLGIFALSTSAIFVKLAHAPSSVTAFYRLFFAVLILLPTLILRKENMKSLLFLSKEQWLLGLLSGLFLSIHYVLWFKSLNYTSVASSTVIVTLQPLFSFIGGYFLFHERMSKGALASCMVSLLGCLIIGWGDFQISYQALLGDILAFIAAGFITIYFFIGQHMRKKLPVVPYSFLGYTVSTIFLGIYALNQQVSFTDYPLNTWGSFLGLAFISTILGQMVFNWLLKWLSSSVISMSILGEPIGTCTLAYFILGEMVSLQQCIGIFITLIGLGLFFFYHNKLQQQNII
- a CDS encoding dihydrolipoyl dehydrogenase family protein, which translates into the protein MRYDVVVVGSGAGLMVLEEALNQGLKCAIIEKAKFGGTCLTKGCIPSKMLVYPADFVREIERSNRIGINTCPPEINWNFISQKMWEQINFHKKIESNLLDMPNLDVYKGTGAFTGTDSMVIGYDGNRPDDIVYGDKFIIAVGARSSVPNFEGLDQAGYITSETFFGEKFPAKPWKSLAIIGGGAISMEFAHIFSAFGTKVTIIVRSSSILNKEEEEISEFVTKQFKGNGVDVLTNTSVVSVSKDQNSKYITVENQFTKEKTTVACEEIFVASGVQSNADSLSLENANVEVDEKGWIRTNSYLETSQKNIWALGDINGKYQFRHKANYEALILSGNLFGKEKKEVSYDVVPWTIFTHPQVAHVGMTEKEVKAKGIPYKTAKNYYSDVVGGIAMGYRKRDEDNGFIKIIVGQDKKILGFILLALRRLFCCSLLCI